GCCGCCCTGCAACAGCACCTCGACATGTGCCGCCAGGCCGCATCCGGCGTGGCCGGCGGGGACGTCATGGACGGCCCGTGCGCTGACCTGGAGGTCACCTCCTCGAACCACCAGCAGGAGCAGCTGCTCCTCCAcgccgaccaagatcatcaggtCGTCGACGCGATCTACGTCGCCCAAGAAGGCGCCGACCCCGTGATACAAAATGGCGCCGATCACGACGACAGCCGGCAACCGCAATATCACGGTggacagcagcagcaacaacaacagcagctgTACGACTATTTCTACTACGAGGCAACCGGTGCCGGCAGCGATGAGGCCGGGAGAAAGCCCAGCGGCAGCGGCGTCGACATTAACGTCGACGTCATGCAGCATTTCGATTACGACTCCAGCTGCGAGGTTGATGATCATCACAAGGTGGATCAACTGGAGCCGATGATCTCGTCCAGCCTCGAAGAGCACTACCAGATCGGACAGAAGGAGTACGAGATGAAGGTGGCGTCATTCGTCGATGTGTTGGACGTCAGGCCGGAGCTGCAGGCGGTGGACGGGAACGCCGACATCGGCATCAAGGAGGAGCTTCAGGAGGAGGATCCCAAGAATAACGACGAGGACATCGCACTACGTAAAGCAGCACACATGGCTGAGTCGTCACATTGCAGGCTAGGGTTAGGCTTTTAAGTACACCTCTCTAATGCGGCATCAACCCATTCATGTGCCTACGTTTGCTTAACTTTTTTtgatatagagagagagagagagagaagctgTAGAAAGTATAATGTTATTCTTTTTTCAAATCAGTAGCTGTTCTATATTAATCAACAGTAACACTATATTAATCAACAGTAACACCAGTATTACAGGAAATCGCCAAAACAAAAAAGAATATAGAATCCACTCCTTAGAGAATTGTCCTCTCCATCCCGTACATGCCCAAGACGGCCGGAGTTGCCTCCGCTGGAGTTCCACACCGTCGCTAGAACAATAAAGTTCTACCAATGCAGGTTGTCGAGAAATTACCGTTCTCTGCAGATAAGTGTTGGCGACGTCGATCCCTAAGAATCCAGGACCCGAAAGACGATGCCGAGTTGCTCATTCCTACACGTCTACCTATGTCTACCAAAATTGGCGCCGCCGAAGCACCACTGGCGATGAACACACAACCAACTGCCCCTACGTTGAGCATAGAGGGAGGCAAAATTGTTCACCAGTCTTGTCTCTATATTTGACGGCTCGGGTAGTGTTATCAATGAAACATAAATGTCCAGCACATGCACGTTGATAGGGCTACCCGAGCAAGGGTGTGGTACTGCACTCAGTTGCCGATGGTACAACAAGATCTTCATCGTGTAACAAGGAAGCAGTGGTAGCTCACTTCACAATCCTCTTGTTTTAGATCAAAGTGTGTCCAAACATGCAACGTCTAAGGTTCTCACAATAGACTTATGCGGCTTTTCAAATCTCTGGGATTAGTCCAGCTCAAACAAAAATTATTTAGGAAAAAAGGGGTTTACCACCGATTTTCATTAAGAAAACCATAAAAAGATTCATACAGGTAATAACCATTACCACACACCTCAGACACAACACAACAATCAGTGAGTTGTGGGTGGAATATCAAGATGCAAAAGGTGATTATAGAGATCGATTACAATTTTGAATATCTTTTGTTGTAACCCCAACACAACAATCGTCGCCTTGTCGGCGGGGAGATATCTTCTATTGGACTTCTGCCGATAAACCTGAGGTTGTGGCCATTAGAGAGAGCCTGTTTGATCTAGAAGAAACTCTAGGGGACCTTTTATGTTTGGCGTCTGACTGTGCATCTGTGATCAGACTGATTGATCTCGACACTCCGAACATGTCTAGCCTGCACCCAATCGTCAATGATCTCAAGGACTCGTTGAAACAATACGGCCCATGAGCTTGCTTTGTGACGAGAAGGTATGGTGACTTTTCCCTGATTTCGGACATCCATGTTCATTTTAAATCTCTGCTTATGAAAGATTGTAATCAAATTCCTAGGAATTTATAATCCCGATCCTACCTCAAAAAATCATTTTAAATCTCTGCTTATGAAAGATTGTAATCAAATTCCTAGGAATTTATAATCCCGTACCTACCTAAAAAAACTAACTTTGTGGTAACATTCATTTTTATGACACATATCACTTGCATCCTTTTCAACTTATTCCACCTAGTCAACGGCAAGTCGGATCATTAGCTAAAATTACATGAAACATTGCACTTGTGAATTATGAAAGGAAAAAATTGTAGACTGTTTTTGAAAACAAGTCCAACTAATTATATTGTACAATATCAATAAGgtaaaatacaaaaaaaatgaaCGCCCACCTTGGGGCTCGAACCCAAgaccacaaggttaagagccttgCGCTCTACCGACTGAGCTAGACGGGCAATGGTTGCCCCATTTCCAAATCACAGTTATTTATAACATGCACAGTTTTCTTTGCAAGGTTAAGAGCCTTGCGCTCTACCGACTGAGCTAGACGGGCAATCATTTTTTTTTAACAATATCAACGGTGCAAGCATAAAG
The Aegilops tauschii subsp. strangulata cultivar AL8/78 chromosome 3, Aet v6.0, whole genome shotgun sequence genome window above contains:
- the LOC109737153 gene encoding uncharacterized protein, with amino-acid sequence MTSSSAASSSHLHITITNASSTITTNTNATKSQSQSQHHHSSSVSPRSGGSGGGGGGGTTNQACAACKYQRRKCNPDCPLAPYFPADQQRRFLNAHRLFGVSNILKTLRRLKPELCDAAMQTLIYQAEMRAMDPVGGCCRMIIDLEHTSELLSAELAALQQHLDMCRQAASGVAGGDVMDGPCADLEVTSSNHQQEQLLLHADQDHQVVDAIYVAQEGADPVIQNGADHDDSRQPQYHGGQQQQQQQQLYDYFYYEATGAGSDEAGRKPSGSGVDINVDVMQHFDYDSSCEVDDHHKVDQLEPMISSSLEEHYQIGQKEYEMKVASFVDVLDVRPELQAVDGNADIGIKEELQEEDPKNNDEDIALRKAAHMAESSHCRLGLGF